A region of the Acinetobacter defluvii genome:
ATTTTAAAACTCGGTGGAAATCTGGAACGTGTCGCTGAAGCACGTGTCGCCATTGATCAAGCACGACTTTTAACCTTGTATGCAGCCTATAAAATGGATACTTTAGGAAATATGGCAGCATTAACTGAAATTTCAGCCATTAAAGTGGTTGCGCCAAATGTATTGCAGCAAGTGGTTGATATGGCGATTCAAATTCATGGTGGTGAAGGTTTATCACATGACACACCACTGACAGGATTCTTTGCTCAGGCTCGGGCATTACGTTTGGCAGATGGACCAGATGAAGTGCATAAAGGCATGATTGCTAAACTTGAGTTAAAAAAAAGGGGATATGCTAGCCGTAAAAAGTAATCTAATTTGAATGAATTAAAAACGTCATTTTTCTGTGAAATGATAATATGGAAAAATGACCAGTATTGAAAATTAAACAATCAGGGAAAAATCATGTCGGTGATTGATGTTGGTGGAAATGTACGTGAAGGTGAAGAACTCGATGTCCGAGCTGTTGGAAATTGGTTAATTGAAAATGGTTCTGAAATTTCAGGACCTGTAGAAGTCACTCAATATTCAGGAGGCGCATCAAACTGGACATATCGTTTAAAATATGCCAATGCTGACTTGATTTTACGTCGTCCACCAAAAGGTACAAAAGCAAAATCAGCGCATGACATGGCACGTGAATATAACGTACAACGTTGGCTTGCGCCTTATTATCCAGTTCTCCCCGAAATGGTTGGCTTATGCCAAGATGAATCTGTGCTTGGATGTGATTTTTACGTGATGAAGCGTATCGAAGGCATTATTCCACGGGCAAAACTTCCAGCAGAGTTAAAGTTTAATGAAGAACAAGTGCATGAATTATGTGTCAATGTACTGGATAAATTGATTGAATTACATCAAGTTCCCTATAAAGGTACAAAACTCGAACAGCTGGGTAAAGGAGATGGCTATTGCCGCCGACAAGTGGAAGGTTGGGACAAACGTTATGAAAAAGCGCATACCCTCAATGTGCCAAGTTTTAAGTTCGTACGTAAATGGCTACTTGAGCATATTCCTGAAGATTCAACTAGTTGTTTAATTCACAATGATTGGCGTTTTGATAATGTCATTCTTGATCCTAAAAACCCAACCCAAGTGATTGGGGTTTTAGACTGGGAAATGGCAACCATCGGTGATCCATTGATGGATTTAGGGTCGGCATTGGCTTATTGGGTTGAGGACACAGATAACCAGATTTTTAAATCCACTCGTCGCCAACCTACTCATTTAAAAGGCATGTTTACACGCAAAGAAGTGGTGGATTACTACCTAGAAAAAACAGGGTTACAACCTGAAAACTGGGCGTTTTATGAAGTATTTGGTATTTTCCGTTTAGCGGTTATCGCACAGCAAATTTATTATCGTTATTATCATAAGCAAACCAATAATCCTGCATTTAAAGACTTTTGGATTGTGATTCATGCACTACATATTCGTGCTTTAAAATTGATTGGCAAGCAAAAAATTGAAGCAAATGAACTCGTACAAGAATACATGGCTAAATTTAAGGAAATTTTAGGAAAATGACCACAATTTATCTCGTCCGTCATGGGCAAGCGTCTTTTGGTGCGGAAAGTTACGATAAATTATCGTGTCATGGTGAGCAACAAGCCAAAGTATTAGGTCAATTTTTTAGAAATATTTTAAAAGAACAACCTTATGTTGTGGCAGGTTCAATGCAACGTCATCAACAAACCGCTGAATTTGCGCTTGCAGAATGTTTTCCTGAAACTCAAATTCATATCAATCCTGCTTGGAATGAATTTAACCACCAACAAGTCTTTGCTCAGTACGATCCTCGTTTCAATGAGCCACATTTATTAAAACAAGAAGTCGCAAAAGAACAAAGTCCACGCGCATATTTGGCTAAAATTTTTGATGGTGCGATTGAGCGATGGACGGGCGGGGATTTTCATCATGAATATGATGAGTCTTGGCCAAATTTCAAAAATCGGGTGGAATCGGCTTTGCAAAACTTATGTGATGAACTTGCAAAAACCAAACCACGCTATGCAGTCGTTTTTACTTCAGGTGGTGTGATCTCTGTTGCAGCAGGAAAAGTTATGGAACTCAATGTAAATCGTACTTTTGCTTTAAATTGGGCGATTGCCAATAGCAGCTTAACCACGATGCGTTTAGTTGGAAATGAACCGCAATTATTGAGCTTAAATGAACATCACTTTTTAAAAGCACAGGATATCAACCTTCTTACGTGGATTTAAACTGGATTTTTAATCTCATCTTTTAGATAAAATAGGGTTAAAAACAAATAAAACAGGAATGTCATCATGGCGAAAACAATTTTAATTACAGGTGCAAGTTCAGGCATCGGTGCAGGTATGGCACGAGAATTTGCACAAAAAGGCTATAACTTAGCCATTTGTGCAAGACGATTAGAACGTTTAGAAAAGCTACAGCAGGAACTTGAATCAAAATACGGTGTAAAAGTTATTGCTAAAACGTTGGATGTGACCAACTACGAACAAATTTTTCAGGTTTTTCGTGAGTTTAAAAACGATTTTGGTACGATTGATCGTATTATTGTCAATGCAGGCGTGGGAGATGGTCGTCGTATCGGAAATGGAAAGTTTGAAATCAATCGTGCAACAGTAGAAACTAACTTTATTTCAGCATTAGCACAATGTGAAGCAGCCGTTGAAATTTTTCGTGAACAAAAGACTGGGCATTTGGTCGTGATTTCTTCCATGAGTGCGATTCGTGGTATGCCAAAACATTTAACCGCTTATGGCGCAAGCAAAGCAGGGGTTGCAGCATTGGCTGAGGGAATCCGAGCAGAATTGATTGATACAAAAATTAAAGTTTCAACAATTTTCCCTGGGTATATTCGTACTGAAATTAATGAAGGTGCGAAAAAATTACCATTTGAAGTGGATGTAGAAACAGGCTCACATTTATTGGTCAAAGCTATTGAAAAACAACCTATTAAAGCCTATGTACCACAATGGCCGTGGTTACCATTAGGATTGGCAATGAAAGTTTTACCTTTAAAAATTGTCAATAAATTGGGCTAGTTTTTATTGAGTAATGAGGGTTAAAAAAGTCTTTTTGACCCTTTAAAAAATACCCTAACTATTTTTCTTTAAATAAATTGACTGAATATAACCTTCAATTTCAATATCATGATGAACAAATAAAACCTTAACCCAATATTCATTCACTGGATGAGCATAAAATTTAACCATGCTGTTGCGTGGAATTTCAACCAGTATGGAACTATTAATCGTGGCTTGTTCACGTAATGAAATTTTAGTTGTCACCTGCGCTACATGGATTTGATGAATAAATTTTAAATAATCTTCAATAAAATCTACGGTGAAGTCAATATTATCAAAATTAAAGCAATACATAACAAACAACAGATCAAATAAATATTTTTGATAGTTTGCGATCGCTGAGCTAAACATATTGGTTTTATAGTTAGCATCTAAACATCGCTTAGACTGTAGTTGAACTGATATCGGATAATCCTCTAAAACGTCCTTAAAAGTAGCATAATATTTTGTAATATCTGGATTTTGCTGTTCAATATTTAAAATACGTTGTAATTGTAAAGAAAGAAAAGGTTGCTTTTGAATAAGTTGAATATTTTCTAAAAGATCATCTCGTTGCTGAGAAATACTCAAGTTTTTATGATTTTTAATCAATTTTCTTAAAGAATCAATAAAAGTTTGTAGCTCAGACTGAGCGTTTATAGTGGATATAAATGTAGATGCTTGCATTTTATTTGAATAATGCTCAAGTTTTGTATTCAAAATTCATCCCCATGAACATTAAAAACTATTATTTGTGATATTTATCACATTATATTAAAAGATAGAATGCTTTAAAAGCATATCTCCTATTTATTTACTATCAAGTATTTACCCAAATTAAGCAGTATAATCATGGCAACATTATAAGCATGACTGAATATTATGATCCCGTTAAAACTGATTACATTTGGTTTGATTCCGTCATTGCTTGTACAAGGTTATCACGTCAAAAAAAATACACCTCGTTTACCTGAACCAGAAGGAGTGCGAAAGGGCAGTATTGGTCAAGGAAAAGCCTTATCCATTTTAATTTTAGGTGATTCTGCTGCGGCAGGTGTGGGTGTTAAACAGCAACAAGATGCATTATTAGGTGCTCTACTTGCTGCATTACAACATGATTTTAAAATTCAATACCAACTTGAAGCCAAAGCGGGTGATACAACACTACAAGTTTTAGAACGTATACAACAACTTGAACATCAGCATTTCGATGTGATAATTACTTCAGTTGGCGTGAACGATGTGACTAAACTCATTTCACCAAAAAAATGGCTCCAGCAACAGCAGCTATTTTATGCAGCCATTGAAAGAAAGTTTTCTCCACACATGATTTTAGTGACAGGTGTGCCACCGATGCACTTATTTCCAGCATTGCCTAATCCTTTAGGATGGTTATTTGGGCAATACTCAAGTGAAATGAATAAAAAACTTGCAGAGTTTGTTGCTGAAAAAGAAAATTATCAATTAATTCAATTTGATTTAGCTCATTTTAAAGCACTAGATTTACAAATGGCGGATGATGGTTTTCATCCTAGTAAAGAAATTTATCAAGTTTGGGCAAAAGAGTTATCTAATAAAATTAGATTAAAGTTCTAATACAGTTTAACTGTATAATTTCATGGAGTTAAGAGAAGATATTTATCTCTCACACATGTTTAATTCCGCTTTACCATCAGATCCAAACCAAAGGCATTTAATAGCTTTAAAATAGACTGCAGGGTCGGGTTAGATTCAGCCTGTTCAATTTTCTGTAAGGTTTGTGGAGCAATCTTAGTGATTTTCGCCATTTCAGGCAAAGTTAATCTCAGTTCGGTGCGCAAGAATTTTGCGACCTGATAAATTTCCCACTCAGGATGCTGTTCAATCGTATCTAAAACTGCTTGTCTTCTTTGCATTTGCTCAATGGGACTGAGCGACTTAAAACGTTTATCCATTATGATAACTCACTCAATTGTTGACAAATATTTTCAATGCGTGGTTGGCTATTGTTAATAATTTCTTGATCGATTCCAAGCTCGTGCATAAATTCAATTAAATTTTGATAGTAGGGTAATTGCTGTTTAAAAATATCAATTAATCTTTGTTTTTCAATGTTGCAAAGTGCTGAAACCTGTTCCATGACAGATTGCCAAATCGGTGCGCCACCCTGATCATCTTGTTCCCAACGTGTCGCTCGGGCAATCCCATCAGGATGTAACCACATCGGCGCAAAATCATATAAAGGAGTTAATTGTATAAGTCCTTGATCATCTCTTTGAATCGCAGTATTGCGTGTATGATTATCTTTATTGCCCAAAGCAACATTGGCAAGGTCACGTTTCAAATATTCAAAAATTTGACTTTCAGGATGCGTGCAACTTGCCATAAGTAATCTACAGATTTGATTGTGGGAAAGTTTTACTCCAAATCCAGACTTTTGCCCCAGTGAGGCAATACTTTCTTGTGCAATACGTATCACTTGCCCATTTTCAATTTTACGATCAAATCTTGGAATAAATAAAGTTCGCCCATGCATTTGCAATTCTTGATAAACATTTAACTGTAGATACTGCGCAATGTTCATATACAACGCTTCTTGCGTTAAAATTTTTTCTAGTCGTAAATCTTGCCCACGACTAAACTTTACCAACCAGTGTTTTTTAGCTTGATCATCCACAAGTGTATGATCTAAATAAAACAAATCATCTTTGGCTTGGGTAAGGAGGAGCTTTGGCCATTCACCTTGTACCCCAGAAGAACCACCTACAAATAAACCAAAAGATGCCAAAGACTCAATAAAATGTTCTTTTCTTTCAATAATTTCTTGTAAGCTAAATCCCTTAATCGTATTGGGATAATTGGCTTGTAACCATTCATGTGCTTCTTTAATTCTTAAATTACCAATCGGATTACTTGCACCCGAATTTAACAATGCCCAGTCTGCTTGCTGCTGTGCATTTTCAGGAAAATTAAGCTGCTGTAATAGCTCTTTACGCCCAAAACCTTGAGGCAATAAATCTATTAAAAATGCTGGCCAAGTATTTAAGCTTTGACTTTGCACATTGACAGGAAAATGATAGCTTAGAGCATATGCGTCACGCTGCTCCATATGTGAAATTGCATATTCAAGAAGATAAGATGTGCGTGTCTTAGCTTCCCAACCTAAGCTCGAAGCCTCTAATAATTCAACAACTGCACAGTCTTGCCATTGTTGTTGATTATAAATTTGAATTGTACAATAAGTATTCATAAAACTATTATAATAGTTTTATAGAAGAAATAAAGACGCTATATATTTATTATAATAAAATAATAGAATTTAGATAAAATTAAAAATTATCAAACCGCATAAATTTAAATAAAATGCCTATGTTAGACTAGCTTACTAGTAACTAAAAAAATATTGATGAATGACAGACAGTTTGATTGAAACGCATCCACTTAAACCC
Encoded here:
- a CDS encoding phosphotransferase family protein, which gives rise to MSVIDVGGNVREGEELDVRAVGNWLIENGSEISGPVEVTQYSGGASNWTYRLKYANADLILRRPPKGTKAKSAHDMAREYNVQRWLAPYYPVLPEMVGLCQDESVLGCDFYVMKRIEGIIPRAKLPAELKFNEEQVHELCVNVLDKLIELHQVPYKGTKLEQLGKGDGYCRRQVEGWDKRYEKAHTLNVPSFKFVRKWLLEHIPEDSTSCLIHNDWRFDNVILDPKNPTQVIGVLDWEMATIGDPLMDLGSALAYWVEDTDNQIFKSTRRQPTHLKGMFTRKEVVDYYLEKTGLQPENWAFYEVFGIFRLAVIAQQIYYRYYHKQTNNPAFKDFWIVIHALHIRALKLIGKQKIEANELVQEYMAKFKEILGK
- a CDS encoding histidine phosphatase family protein, whose amino-acid sequence is MTTIYLVRHGQASFGAESYDKLSCHGEQQAKVLGQFFRNILKEQPYVVAGSMQRHQQTAEFALAECFPETQIHINPAWNEFNHQQVFAQYDPRFNEPHLLKQEVAKEQSPRAYLAKIFDGAIERWTGGDFHHEYDESWPNFKNRVESALQNLCDELAKTKPRYAVVFTSGGVISVAAGKVMELNVNRTFALNWAIANSSLTTMRLVGNEPQLLSLNEHHFLKAQDINLLTWI
- a CDS encoding SDR family oxidoreductase — encoded protein: MAKTILITGASSGIGAGMAREFAQKGYNLAICARRLERLEKLQQELESKYGVKVIAKTLDVTNYEQIFQVFREFKNDFGTIDRIIVNAGVGDGRRIGNGKFEINRATVETNFISALAQCEAAVEIFREQKTGHLVVISSMSAIRGMPKHLTAYGASKAGVAALAEGIRAELIDTKIKVSTIFPGYIRTEINEGAKKLPFEVDVETGSHLLVKAIEKQPIKAYVPQWPWLPLGLAMKVLPLKIVNKLG
- a CDS encoding SGNH/GDSL hydrolase family protein, producing the protein MPLKLITFGLIPSLLVQGYHVKKNTPRLPEPEGVRKGSIGQGKALSILILGDSAAAGVGVKQQQDALLGALLAALQHDFKIQYQLEAKAGDTTLQVLERIQQLEHQHFDVIITSVGVNDVTKLISPKKWLQQQQLFYAAIERKFSPHMILVTGVPPMHLFPALPNPLGWLFGQYSSEMNKKLAEFVAEKENYQLIQFDLAHFKALDLQMADDGFHPSKEIYQVWAKELSNKIRLKF
- a CDS encoding helix-turn-helix domain-containing protein, whose product is MDKRFKSLSPIEQMQRRQAVLDTIEQHPEWEIYQVAKFLRTELRLTLPEMAKITKIAPQTLQKIEQAESNPTLQSILKLLNAFGLDLMVKRN
- a CDS encoding type II toxin-antitoxin system HipA family toxin, whose product is MNTYCTIQIYNQQQWQDCAVVELLEASSLGWEAKTRTSYLLEYAISHMEQRDAYALSYHFPVNVQSQSLNTWPAFLIDLLPQGFGRKELLQQLNFPENAQQQADWALLNSGASNPIGNLRIKEAHEWLQANYPNTIKGFSLQEIIERKEHFIESLASFGLFVGGSSGVQGEWPKLLLTQAKDDLFYLDHTLVDDQAKKHWLVKFSRGQDLRLEKILTQEALYMNIAQYLQLNVYQELQMHGRTLFIPRFDRKIENGQVIRIAQESIASLGQKSGFGVKLSHNQICRLLMASCTHPESQIFEYLKRDLANVALGNKDNHTRNTAIQRDDQGLIQLTPLYDFAPMWLHPDGIARATRWEQDDQGGAPIWQSVMEQVSALCNIEKQRLIDIFKQQLPYYQNLIEFMHELGIDQEIINNSQPRIENICQQLSELS